The following proteins are encoded in a genomic region of Cryptomeria japonica chromosome 11, Sugi_1.0, whole genome shotgun sequence:
- the LOC131037623 gene encoding protein ACCELERATED CELL DEATH 6, translating to MLKHSVWQDLMIEQDKFGRCAIHVAAINGRWDIIEKFISIRPDCVQIRSSDHKSVLHFAVECNPYEVVKLLLKDKSDSKIAEMVSRDHDNLQNTALHMATKNRVDLQLLDLLLSSPVVDVNARNIDGMTALDIASAGSQNNSHCPTIEWKLKCAGSMKCTRAMHARGEPNTIPDDIVNTCMVVASLIAIVTFAAVFQIPGGIEEDDKTKAQYGAAKLALHKLFRLFVFSDTAAFITSLSVVVICLIKRRWQETHLGSLVPHALSNISAVNLIISIFWTVVAFVTATILITVPRDLDKLKHHEAFTKYQSLWQNEIWLVVAIPYLVVLIFLIVGPPFAAEKRTLRGNLERLLHWVKRTLRMPNLCKNAVKLYRDLGIFKIFLCQLSIMTAFILIMSFV from the exons ATGCTAAAGCATAGTGTTTGGCAAGACTTAATGATAGAGCAGGATAAGTTTGGAAGGTGTGCAATTCATGTGGCAGCCATTAATGGCCGTTGGGACATAATCGAAAAATTTATATCCATAAGGCCAGACTGTGTGCAAATCCGTAGTTCAGATCACAAATCTGTTCTACATTTTGCTGTCGAATGCAATCCATATGAGGTAGTGAAGTTGCTTCTAAAAGACAAAAGTGATTCAAAAATAGCGGAAATGGTGAGTCGTGATCATGACAATTTACAGAATACAGCATTACATATGGCAACAAAAAATCGAGTGGATCTCCAG CTACTGGATCTTCTCCTCTCATCTCCAGTTGTAGATGTGAATGCCCGTAACATTGACGGCATGACTGCACTTGACATAGCATCTGCAGGATCTCAAAACAACTCCCATTGCCCAACCATCGAATGGAAACTGAAATGCGCCGGATCAATGAAATGCACCCGAGCAATGCACGCTAGAGGCGAGCCTAATACAATTCCTGATGATATCGTTAATACATGCATGGTAGTGGCATCACTCATTGCCATCGTCACATTTGCAGCCGTCTTTCAAATCCCAGGGGGAATTGAGGAAGATGACAAAACCAAAGCACAGTATGGAGCTGCCAAGCTGGCATTACATAAACTTTTCAGATTGTTCGTATTCTCTGACACTGCGGCCTTCAtcacctccctctcagtggtgGTCATATGTTTAATTAAGCGACGGTGGCAAGAAACACATTTGGGGTCCTTAGTTCCACATGCACTGTCCAATATCTCTGCGGTGAACCTGATAATCTCAATCTTCTGGACTGTAGTAGCATTTGTGACTGCCACTATTCTCATCACAGTACCTCGAGATCTTGATAAATTGAAGCATCATGAAGCTTTCACCAAATATCAATCGCTTTGGCAAAACGAGATATGGCTTGTAGTCGCCATACCATATTTAGTTGTACTTATCTTCTTAATTGTTGGACCCCCGTTTGCTGCGGAAAAAAGAACTTTAAGGGGAAATTTGGAAAGGCTTCTACATTGGGTTAAAAGGACTTTGAGGATGCCGAACCTTTGCAAGAATGCTGTGAAATTATATCGCGATCTGGGTATTTTTAAAATCTTCCTTTGTCAACTTTCTATAATGACGGCTTTTATTCTCATCATGTCTTTTGTTTGA